Below is a genomic region from Mustela lutreola isolate mMusLut2 chromosome 1, mMusLut2.pri, whole genome shotgun sequence.
cagacagaaatcacaagtaggcagagaggtaagcagaaaggcagacagagagacaggaggaagcagagagcagagagccctacatggggcttgatcctaggaccccggaaccataacccgagctgaaggcagaggccccaacccactaagccacccaggcgccccagacctcCAGTTTCTTACAATGATCTATAGGAGCAACAGAGGTTCTGACAGAGAAAACTTAATATGTGAAAGCACTAATTTCAAATGCAGAGGAGGAAAGAGTGCCCTCTTTAGGACCTAATGGTTTGAATccaacagttctttttttaaagattttatttatttatttgacagagatcacaagcaggcagagaggcaggcagatatagagagagagagaggaggaagcaggctccctgctaagcaggacccttggatcatgacctgagccgaaggcagaggctttaacccactgagccacccaggcgccctgaatctTATAAGCACCTCTTAAGAAGTCATTTCTGTAGATCtaagttttttcatttaaaaaaagaaagaaagaaaagaaaaagggctgGATTAATACACTCTAGGTTTTCTCCagttttaaaatgccatttaagtaattttctctttttcctaataCCAACCTTTCGAAGCCACAGGGACTCCTGCTGCAAGCTGCAGGGAGCCACAAGACCCTGATGTTCTGCTAGATCCTGGGCTATCAGACCCAAAAAGAAGTttctgggggcgcttgggtggctcagtcagttaagcatctgcctttggctcgtgtcatgatcacatggtcctgggatcgaggcccagatcgggctccctgctgggtggggagcgtgcttctccctctgcctctccctgttactccccctacttgtgctctctctttctgtcaaatggataaataaaattaaaaaaaaaaaaaaaaaggaagaagaagttgTTTCTGGTGGTGAGGAAAAGGTCTGCCACCCAAGTTATAAGTTTTAATCTGGAGTCAAGACTACACAGGCAGTTTGCCCTCTACTGCTCACAGGTAAAAGGAGACAAACTGTGAACTGGTTAAGAGCTCAGCAACAGAGCTATACTGAAATGACACACTTGTGCTCAATATTCTCACTATTTTCAAACACTATTAATTAAATCAGCAGCACTCAGGATCAAAATATGCTTCTTTTGTCTATCTCCTACTACAAGGCCAAAGAATAAATCTCCCTTCAAGCAGACTAGGCACACAATAAGGACACCTTCCTTCCCTGCCGGCCATACTAGTCTAGCGGCAGCAATAGCCCAACAGTGACACCTGCTGGGGAAAGCCAAGCAAGGGCGGGCTCATTAGCTAGAGAACATCTGGTCCCTTTTGAAGGTGGCAGAAGATGCTGATAAGCACTTGTATGTATTAGGGATTTACACTAGAATGCAGCCACTCAAATTACGAGGAAGTGATGGCCCTTCTATAAAGGCTACGCACTTGGAATATTGGAATATTTTACATTGTACCTCACTCACTTTTGAGCAGGCTGTCAGCCTTCCACAGTACATCTCATCGTAGCTCATCGCAAGTGACTCCACAAATCATGTAACTACTATATTTTACAATGAAACCATgcattatttgtgtatttttaaaagaaaaaatatacttaCACAACTGTTTACTAGAgcctacatttttaaacatttgaacttcttctttttttttttttagattttatttatttatttgacagagagaaatcacaagtacactgagaggcaggcagagagagagagagagaaagaagcaggctccgtgctgagcagagagcccgatgcgggacttgatcccaggaccctgagatcatgacctgagccaaaggcagcggctcaacctactgagccacccaggcgccctaaacatttgaacttctttatttaaaacacaaacagtttctgggttttttttttttttttttttttttttaagattttacttatttgggacgcctgggtggctcagttggttaagcagctgccttaacCGGGCTGCCttaatcgggctccttgctcagcagggagcctgcttctccctctgcctctgcctgccactctgcctgtgttcactctctctgacaaataaataaataaaatctttaaaaaaaaaaaaagattttatttatttatttgaagaaagagacagcgagagagagaacacaagcaggggcagtgggagagggagaagcaggcttgccactaagcagggagcccgatgcgggacttgatccctggaccctgggatcatgacctgagccgaaggcagatgcttaactgactgagccacccagatgccccagtttcTGGGTTTAAACGGTCTACTTTTATTAAGAAGTGATTAATATtttagtcacatgtggctatttacattgaattaaaattttaaaatggggcgcctgggtgactcagtgagttaagccgctgccattggctcaggtcatgatctcagggtcctgggatcgagtcctgcatggggctctctgctcagcagggagcctgcttccctctctctctctctctctgcctacttgtgatctctctctgtcaaataaataaataagggcgcctgggtggctcagtgggttaagccgctgccttcggctcaggtcatgatctcagggtcctgggatcgagtcccgcatggggctctctgctcggcagggagcctgcttccctccctctctctctctgcctgcctctccatctacttgtgatttctctctgtcaaataaataaataaaatcttaaaaataaataaataaaatctttttaaaaaaaatttaaaaatgtacatctaGCTCCTCAgttcacactagccacattttgaATGCTTATTAGTCACATGTGGCCAATGCCTACCATACTGGACAACACAGATACAGAACACTTACATCACTATAGAACAGTTTATTGGATGGCATTGTTCTAGAGAAACATATTATTTTCAGATGAAATTTTATGTCTGGGTCTGGGGAGTCAACAGGGGATATAGACAAATGGAAGCCGGacaaatgttaataatttttaaagtcagaTGAGAGATATATGAAAATTCACTTAttaaactttctatttttatatgaagattatcataataaaaaactaaatgaaactaAAATTAGCAAAAATGTTTCACCGAAAAATGAGGTATCACACTAAGGAATATACCATGGTTGGCAGCTTGGAAAAATCTGTAGTCCTACAAACTAGAATTCAAATCCCCACTCAGCAACCTACTTCTGGATCTTTAACAAGAAACtcaacttttctgagcctcactttcctcaaATGTAAGATGagacatctggggcacctgggtggctcagtgggttaaagcctctgccttcagctcaggtcatatctcagagtcctgggatcaggccccgaatcggggtctctgctcagtggggagcctgcttccccctctctctcactctctgcccacctgtgatctttgtcaaataaataataaaatctttaaaaaaaaaaataagatgagacATTTAATACCTGCCTTGAAGAGTTATGGTGGAAATTAGAAATAACAAGTAAAAGATATAGTATCTAACACATAGTAGGGCCTCAGTAATTGGTATCTCTAATCATAATCAAACAGAGTTTACTTTAAACCACTCAGATATTTCTCAGACCACCACCAGAAGAGGTACTACGACAACAGAATGCACAAAGGCTAACAGACCAGAGGCCCACTGGTACTATGGAAACAGGTCCTGGGAGGCTTTTAGAGCAGTAACTAAAGACAGTTCTTTTACAACTACCTTTCATAAACCTTTTGCATGTCTGCTCTATGTCGGACACTGTGCTTGCTACCTTCCCACCTCTCTTGACAAAGAGCAGTAACAGTCCCAAGTTCCTAATATGGGCCATTATGCAAGGCAAAATATTACAAAGCTGGGAATTTAGGAGATGTTAACCCAGAACTAGTCCCTTATACTTAGTCTCAACTATAAGAGCATAGTAACAACCTCTATTATTTTGTCTATCTTTCATAGCCAACCAAGTGTCCTATCTTCCCCTTAGCAACAGCCTCTAGTAACCACCCAATAGCTTGCATTCAacatgttctttcctgtcttagaatgtgctggtctCCTAAAATAAAAAGGTCTTTCCCTAATCCTACCCATCTTTCAAGACTTGATTTCGTACAGCCTTCTTTGATGATACTTCCCTTTCTCTGAAATGAAACTGCATTTAATCTCAGTACCGCACAGTGAAGCATTTGGGTCATctacattttttatataattgcATGTAAATAAGCCCTGCCTTTATAATAACACTCCCAGTGGGTAAAGACCAGGTATTATACTTCTTCCATATTCCctacagtgcctagcacagtgctggaaaaactgtaaccattcaacaaatacttattaactGGGTAACTCTCTAAAGCATCCTCCCAAAATAACAAGTACATTATATGCACAATCCATATTCCCACCCTTGTTAGAAGCTTATGTCAGAAATTTCAGTTGCTTCAATAGAGGATGTAATGCAGAGCAATATGCTGTTTGGATCCAACAGGCATATTCTGGGAGTTGGTGATTACGCTAGATGTGACCTTTACAGAATTACAGAAAGAAGTCCCTAATAAATCAAGATAGATGCGCACACAGCCATACATGGAACATGTGGTGGGCGGTCAACTACACCCACTCCGTTTCTTCCATGGAAGAGTTGCCTGGGATGCTGATCTGAGTACGGAGAGGCCTTCCTTCTACAAATTATTCTTCTTCCTCACCTTGAGGTGAATGTCCATCTGGAAGATCTCCTCAAAGAATTTTTAACTAAGCAACTAATCTGCTATCCAAAAAAATATGTATCCCTAAAAAAATGGACTttccttgacacacacacacacacacacacacaaattttcttttcccttctgtcaAGTTGCAGTGTTCCAAAAGATAAGGTTTAATAGGTGAACACAACTATCCAGAGAGACACGACTGAAAAAGAGCTAATATGCTAGTCTGTAGCACTCTGGGACATGTTCTTTTTTCACAATAACTAGTGCTCCACATACAATCCTCCAAGAAGGTCAAAAAGCAGGGCAGAGGAAGTCAATGGCTCTACCTCCTCCTACACCTCTAACCTgaactatattcttttttttttcttctatattctcCTTTAAGGTGAAAGGTCTCACGGGCTTAGCCAGAAAAGGAGCTAGCAGAACCACGTGACTTATACTGTTAGGCCCCATTCTATCTCTGCCACCAGAGCCAGATCTTCCAAGAAGATGCAATGGATATCAGGGAGACCAAAACCAGATGCACGGGTCCCAGACGCTCCAGATCCAGCCACAACATCTACAGGACTGAAGGAACAGACGTAAGGAGAAAAGCAAGGGATGTAGGAGAAGACAAGAAAGCACCTGCTTACCTCCTGAGTGAATCTTCCTCAGAGCTCTCCTCAGGCATATCCTGATGTAAGGCCTCCTGTGGTACAGTTCCAGATCTGCTAGACTGGGTATAAATTCTTTCCCAGTGGCCTGTCTCCTGGTTGAAGGCCACTCCCACAGTCCTCTCCTCCTGCGGACTAGTAGAGCTGCTCAACTCCAGCCTGCTGGAGCTGGGCGTTTGGCCCTCAGTCCGCTCAAGGGGTGGCAGCTGGCTGCCACTCGATGGCATGCCCTCGAAGGTGGTGGGGACCTGCCAGGACGAGCTGGCCTCGCTAGAGGAGTAGTTGGGTGTGGTTCTTTCCCAGCGCAGGGTGTCATTGTTGAAGGTCAGGAGATTGTGGCAAGCACGACAGCGGTTCAGGTGGCCACGGGACAGGTTGGAGTTGTTCTCACTACTGTGCGGGGTGGGCTGGTGGGAGGGGCCTGGCCTCTCGGATTCAATGTTGTTATTGAGCATTTCCTGGGCCTGTTGGGTCTGGGGGACTTCTCCACTCAGGCTGTGGTCCAGCTCCTGAAGCCGGTCATACTCCAGAAAGAAGCGTCTCAGGTCACACTGAAGCTCATGGCGAATGCTGCCTGAGTTGTTTTGGCTGGAGCCACTTCCTCCATCTGACTCAGCTGCCAACCCTGAAGCTGGAAAACCCCTCCCTTCTGTGGCTGAAGTGTACACAGACGCTTGAGAGCCACCTTCCTGCTGTCTCAGCACAGACAGCAAACTCACCGAAGAGGCACTGGTCCTGGGTGGAGGCATGGATTCTGCCTCAGAGCGGGAGTTCAGACTGAGCACTGTCCGGGTCCACTCGGACCCTGTCAGCCCAGGAGCTATTTCTCGGTGATATCTAGAAGGGTGGCTGGACAAAGGGCCTCCCAAAGAGCGACGGGTGGGGCCCAGACTGAGGTTGCGGAGCGTGTTGCCGGCAGTGCTGCTCTGGACTGTACTGAAGGCAGACGGCCGGTTCAGGAGGCCCTGGTCCTGCTGCGCTGACGAGGCCTGCTCCGGGGGATGGAAGGGCTCGGTCtgtacaaaagaaaaggaaggggtaGTAGCCCTGGCAGAAGCAGGGGGGACACTGTCCTGGTGTGGCAAGAGGGAAGGAACTCGAGTGCCAGAGCAGCGGCTGCAAAGGCACAGGATCCCAAGGTGCTGGCAGCACTCAGCTGTGGGGTAACTGACCCGCTGTCGGAGCCGGATGTAAGCGGAAGTCCTGGGGCGCTCCGTGGAGGGCTGAGGGGGAGgcggtgggggtgagggggtagcAGAATCTTGCACTGTGCTTTGCTCTCCCACCTGGATGCCAGAGGAGCGGGAGGACAGCATGTGCAGGAAATTGTGGAGGAGAGGCGTCCGGCGAACTGGCTGTGATTGCAGCAGGGCACGCTGACGGTAGTGGGATAACTCTGTTCCGTCTATGGGAATCTCTGGTTCGTCATCACCCTGCAACGTGGAgcgaggtggggcagggggagagcgaGGCAGTTAGGTAGAAACTCCAGGTAAATCAAGGAAAACTAACTACTGACTCTGACTACCATCCAAGGAAAACAGTCTTCATGAAGAGACAACAACCCTACCCTGAAGCACTGAGGACTAACTGGCTTCAGCTTCCAAATCATCATATGGAATTAAACTGTTCACTTCCAATTAGTGACACTTCTGAATGCGTACAGAGGGCAAACCGACACTTTTACAAAGTGCATCTCTCTGACACAGAGGCATTGAGGGAAGCAAAAATGTCAAGCAACCAGAGACACAAAAATGACAAGCTATCCAATACAGCCTGGTTACTTCTAATAAAGTGGTCACTTGGGGGTTTCAGAATTAATTCCCCTGTCAAGGCTATGGCTAGCACTTTGAATACACAGTCTGAAGCTAGTTCTCAATCTCGACTAGAAAAGAAACACTTGGGCATTACAAAGTACAAGTCCAATAAAATCAGAATTGGAGCACTAGTTTAGGAAAAAACTCCCAGTTTAGATGGAGTTGGAACTGCTGACTAACTTACCTGCTGATTAGAGGGGTTAACAATGGCTGTGAGTAAGTAGTGTCCGAGAGGATCAAATCTCACCAgactgaaaacacaaaaagaaagacagacatgcATAGATGTTAAATAAGAAGAGGAAGTCTGTGTTCAAATGTATGGCAATCACTACTGATAACTGCGGATTACCCAGGCATCCTCTTCATTCTAGGAACTTTCAAAACTCttgaagaaatcaaaataatagGGCTCATACTTCTTGTTATCTCCTCACACTTGCCAGAATAGGGGATTATGTATCACGAAGATAATTTCAAAAAGCACCTAGGCTTCTGTCCCAAGAAGCAGCTACATTAAGCACATGCTTGCTTATACTGAAGAGCCCAAAAGAACAGTAAAGCACAGCACACTCCCATACCCTGCCACTGGGTTAGTCTGTTCTGCCCTCACAAAGCAGCTACACTGGCAAGAAGCAGAAGTTCTGGTGACAGTGAACAGTTTCAGCATCAAGTGATACAGCTGAGACTAGAAAATTTTCTTATATCCAACCGCAATACCAAGAGGACCAAAGAAAACCCATGCATCAGCTTTAATTCCAGCAATGTGTGTTTGCATTTTGAGGGCTAAATATCAATCAGCAGATCTGACACATAATTCATCTCCATTATCCAGTTTGATAAACGCAAATAACTGATTTAGCAACTTCCCACCAAACTAACCTCTACCTGAACACCATTCAGGTTTCCCAAAAGAGGGCCCTATCCCAAATCCAGACAGCTCTGAACGCAAAAGACATTCTAACAACCCTGGTCTACAAAGACCAGAAGATGAGACCAATCAGAAACAGCTAAAATGAACTACTGATTGGCCAGCAGCTTAAAAAGTAGGAGCTGTACACATAACCACCTGCTCTGAGCAGATATAACAAACTGCTTCCTCAAGGGACAGCAAGTGTAAATGTTCTCTGCCATGTTAGTCCTATGCCAGACATTGCTGGTGGCCAGAGCACTCACCGGACCCGTTCCATCTCGCTAGCTGTCTTCACGACAGCAAAGGGCTCTCGCCGACTCCAGTCCCAGAAGTGGATCTCGTTGGCAGTGGCAATCAACAGGAGCTGAGCCGTAGGGTGGAAAGCCAAAGAAGCAATGGCATTGTTGCTGTCTGTGAACCAGCTTTCACTGCCACCCTACAAATGAACCAATCCCAAATATTCTCAGGTTATAAACTGACAGCAGACTGGGATGTCAATTTCAAGAAAGGACCATTTAAGGTAAAATGACTACTTATAGGGCCTACTTTAAATACGTCCACTGTAAAATGTAGAAAATCAGTGATCTGGCAGAGTCGCCAATTTATCAGAAAATGATTACTGTCAGCTCAGTTCTCCAAGTCATCTGCAACCCAAAGCAATGAGCCTCCACATAGCCATGGTGCACAACAGCCCACTACTAAGTCATCAGGACAAGAAGCACATTGCTTTGGCGATCATGATCAGAACACAATACAATccttgctctaaaaaaaaaaaaaaaaaaaaaaaaaaaaaaggcatctatcCTGAACATAATTTAGAACCTCCTGTACTATGCCACAATGGGCAGATGGAAGAATAGTTAAATGAGATATTCATCTTAGAATGGAGGAATATGGATTAGATTTCCCATTATTTAAGTGGGGAAGACCACCTCTTACTCAGATGTAGTCCTAAAAACCTGGCTAGTCTCTCCACCAGTTCAGAACTCAATGGTAAACAACTCTCTGCATTTAGAataccaaagaaatggaaatacttaCATGCAAATCCCAAATTCTGACCTCCCCATCTAGGCAGCCAGAAGCAATAAGGCCTGAGATGGTAGGATGAAAAGTGACACACCATGGAGTACGGCGGTGTCCAATCAAAGAATGAACACACTTGCCAGTCTTCACCTCCGTAATATAGATATTATGGTTCACGTGGGTGGAGGCCAACAGAGTCCTAGGAAATCAAAGAGTAGGAAATGAATGTGAAGCATGTAGGAGGGTAACAAACTTTATCAGTTCTGGATAACTGGCTTTTGAGTATTCCTCACCCCAGCGTGGAAACACTACACCCTAGTCATTATAAACAACAGAAGTATTCTGATCTTTAAAAGCTTTGGCTTCTCCACACTGTCCCCAAATGACACATGTCCCCTtcagagactgtttttttccagCAGAAAAATTATCATGCCATCAGTGGCCTGCATCACACTGCCAAAGGATTGTAATTGAGAAATTTTCTGAGTTTGGAGGCTCAAGgtccactgtttcctttgcttattcCTGTCATTTCTATGGTTAGCAACGCTCATCTACTTTCTATCCCCTTTTGATAACACTGGCAAAGTGCTGTTCATGCAAAGCTTCAAAGAGCCCTAGGGATGTTACCAAGCTAGACCAAATATACAGAAAGCAATGCTGTACCAAGTCTTAAGTTATAGATAAGTACTAGGTACCTGTCTGGGCTGAAGGCCAGTAAAAAGGTAGAGCGTGGACTATCCGGCAGTTCTACTCTCTGAAAAAccaagaaaagttaaaatacattatttataaacTATGGCTCACTCGATCTCAAAAAGTACAACAACCACTGTACAATAGTAGTCAGTATAAGCTAAAAAACTGGAGACAACGATCAAGCCACAAGTTGAGAGACAGAAATCCAAATTACCTTTAAGAAAAATGTCTAGCTCTAAAGGGAAAAGATTATTTCTAGCCCAAAAattcttccaaatttatttttaaaactccgtTAAGTTAGATGTCTCAATTCTCTCACACAAAATAATTATGCCTCAATTCTACATCATTAGCCCATTCTAAAACCCCATCTACAGTTACCCCTACAAATCCAATGTCAAAAATATCTGTTTTTCCTACCTTGCCCTCCCATTTCATCCACCGAGTTTTATCTTCCACTAGCTCCTGCAGAAGCCGCTGAGCTCCAAAGGCCCGAGTGCCCCGTTCTCGCCCCCAGAGTATCCGCACAGCATTCTTCTCTGGAACAACCTTCATGGTGCTCAGTAGCCACTGTCACACCAGgcacaggaagagaaggagcgaGCAACTGCTCCACAAGCTGAAGCAGCTAAAATGAGGCCATTCAGGTCCTTGTAAGTTGTCTTCATGGAAATCTAAAGGATGAATATTAAAGTCAAAGAACATCTATTCTGCAATCAGAGAGGCTCCCCATTGCAAATGTGATTGAGATCGAAGAGGTTAAgtactttttttcatatttaatgaCACTCTCTCAGGAAGGACCCTTCTCCCAGACcttttcttccaaaaatatttcatcctttttttccccaagttttttcttaattctagTTATCATATCTAACAAAATTACTTCATTCTTAAATTCCTTTCATATCCTCAGTAGCCCAGCCTTATATCTGAAGAATATATCATTCTCTAAGCAGTTAGTCTTACTATTTTATCAGGCAGGAAGAACTTTTGTTactaataaagtctaaaaacttgtcaagaacaaaacacaacacagcaCCTGCCCTCCCTTCTCACCATACTGCCTCcctatcccccaaccccctccttaTCACTTGGGCAGCCTCCAAGCCAAAGAACAGATAACTGATTTTAAAAGGCTGTAACCTGAGTTCTagttctctatctcttttttttaagtggtggtgggagaggggcagagggagagaagaatctcaagcagactccatgcccaacgcagagcctgacatggggctcgatctcacaaccctgagattataacctgcagcgaaatcaagagtcagatgcttaaccaactgagccacccaggggccccaaggtaTGGTTCTTATGCAGTCGCTTCAACTCTATCTCCTACCTAAACGCATGTGCATAAGGACTACTTTGAGAtatctttctcactctctttttctcgtGTCCAGTGAAGTTCCGGAGTAGCAGAGaggatgaaaaagaaggaaaaaaaaaattaaattcctttttctcATCCACCACAAGCCTTAAGAGCATAGTTCTATAGTTtatcacaaaacaaaaattcaactaaAACATCAACTAGCagcaaaatacacacacatgcaacaATTAAAGAACTGTGGTTcctctatacaatggaatatgcaACCCAGTAAAACGGCACTTCAGAAAAATACAAGTGAAATGTTATTCACTGTAGTTcggttttaaaaaatttcaaatgtgtAGAAAAGTCGAAAAAACAGTATAATAAACACACTATTTGCTACTTAGACTCAACTGTTAATATTTGGCCACATTTGCTTTATCCAGCTCTATGAACACAATattatttgtgttgtttttttatttgtttctgaacCATTTCATCAGGCTTCAAGATGCTTTAACCCTATACACCTCACTGTGCATCTGCTAAAGATAAGGACATTTGACTTCATAACCACAATACCAGTAAGTACAATGGGGACCAGTAAGTCCTCATTCAAATGTCCCCaactatcttaaaaaaatgtctttaatatttggcttaaaaaaaaaaaaaacagaatccaACCAAAAGTCAAGCAATGAATTTGGTTGTCATGTTTCTTTAGTCTCTTTTACTCTAAAATGGCCTCCAAGTTTTGCTTTGGTTGGTTTTATGTTTAGTTATTTACAaacaagctttttctttttttttttaagagggggagtagcagggggagagcattttctttttttaaagattttatttatttatttgatagagagcacgaGTAGTAGGGAAAGCAGCatgcaaagggagaaacaggctccttgctaaccaggaagcccaacacgggggctccatcccagcactgaGGGCTCCttacctgagtgaaaggcagatgcccaacgactgagcctcccaggtgccccaagacagagagaatctttttttttttaaattatttttattaatatataatgtattatttgccccaggggtacaggtctgtgaatcatcaggctcacacatttcacagcactaacCACAGCACATTCCCCAAGAcacagagaatctttttttttttaaaagattttatttgtttatttgacagacagagatcacaagtagacagagaggcaggcagagagagagagaggaaagcaggctccctgctgagcagagagcccgatgtgggactcgatcccaggaccctgggattatgacctgagctgaaggcagcggcctaaaccactgagccacccaagcgccctgaagacacagagaatcttaagcaggctccaccctcatCTCAGAACCCAACATACAAGGCTCAatcctacgaccctgagatcataacctgagctgatatcatgagtcacccaggtaccccgaacACAAGCTTTTTTGAAGTCAAGGACAGGTGACTTGGGGAATGTCTTACATCttagttttgtctgtttgtttcttcACAGTGCCATTTAGGTTACCTCTCTATCCCTTACATTTCCTATAAACGGAAGGCTAGATCTAAAACACTGATTAGATTTAGGCTGAGAGTTTCTGGCAAGAATGCCTTACAGGTGATGCTATGTATGTACCTCCTGATGCAGCACAGCAGGTGGCCTATATTCTCAGGCTGTTCCACTTAGCGCAACTTGGAAAATTATGTGATCATTTGGAAAAATATGACTACTTGGTTGAGTCTGTAACTGAAAAAGCTCTCTTTATAAAGGTATAGTCCCTCCTCCCTTTATAATTAGCAATCTTTGGCTAATATTTGGCATCAAGTGAATATCCTGCTCCTTCTCAACTTTTTGCTTGATAGTTTAGCAGTCACTGATGACTCCTTGAACTATCAGGGTCTGAAATAATGTT
It encodes:
- the AMBRA1 gene encoding activating molecule in BECN1-regulated autophagy protein 1 isoform X3, with translation MKVVPEKNAVRILWGRERGTRAFGAQRLLQELVEDKTRWMKWEGKRVELPDSPRSTFLLAFSPDRTLLASTHVNHNIYITEVKTGKCVHSLIGHRRTPWCVTFHPTISGLIASGCLDGEVRIWDLHGGSESWFTDSNNAIASLAFHPTAQLLLIATANEIHFWDWSRREPFAVVKTASEMERVRLVRFDPLGHYLLTAIVNPSNQQGDDEPEIPIDGTELSHYRQRALLQSQPVRRTPLLHNFLHMLSSRSSGIQVGEQSTVQDSATPSPPPPPPQPSTERPRTSAYIRLRQRTEPFHPPEQASSAQQDQGLLNRPSAFSTVQSSTAGNTLRNLSLGPTRRSLGGPLSSHPSRYHREIAPGLTGSEWTRTVLSLNSRSEAESMPPPRTSASSVSLLSVLRQQEGGSQASVYTSATEGRGFPASGLAAESDGGSGSSQNNSGSIRHELQCDLRRFFLEYDRLQELDHSLSGEVPQTQQAQEMLNNNIESERPGPSHQPTPHSSENNSNLSRGHLNRCRACHNLLTFNNDTLRWERTTPNYSSSEASSSWQVPTTFEGMPSSGSQLPPLERTEGQTPSSSRLELSSSTSPQEERTVGVAFNQETGHWERIYTQSSRSGTVPQEALHQDMPEESSEEDSLRRRLLESSLISLSRYDGAGSREHPIYPDPARLSPAAYYAQRMIQYLSRRDSIRQRSMRYQQNRLRSSTSSSSSDNQGPSVEGTDLEFEDFEDNGDRSRHRAPRNARMSAPSLGRFVPRRFLLPEYLPYAGIFHERGQPGLATHSSVNRVLAGAVIGDGQSAVASNIANTTYRLQWWDFTKFDLPEISNASVNVLVQNCKIYNDASCDISADGQLLAAFIPSSQRGFPDEGILAVYSLAPHNLGEMLYTKRFGPNAISVSLSPMGRYVMVGLASRRILLHPSTEHMVAQVFRLQQAHGGETSMRRVFNVLYPMPADQRRHVSINSARWLPEPGLGLAYGTNKGDLVICRPEALNSGVEYYWDQLNETVFTVHSSSRSSERPGTSRATWRTDRDMGLMNAIGLQPRNPTTSVTSQGTQTLALQLQNAETQTERELQEPGTAASGPGEGEGSESGASGEDALSRIQRLMAEGGMTAVVQREQSTTMASMGGFGNSIIVSHRIHRGSQTGAEPAATRASSPRPSASRGLLAEPGQLAERGLSPRTASWDQPSAPGRELPQPPLPPSSPVPAPLPIPSTEGPTLHCDLTNNNHLAEGGGSSRGEAAGPSREPRNR